The genomic window AACCCGTGCGGTTCATCTTCACCCATCCGGGAAGGAACCGCCTCGTCTTCGGCTCGGTCGAAGACATCTCCGAACAGGGTATGCGCTTCAAACCGGAGGCCCCCCATCTGGTCTCCGATCTCAAACAGGGACAGCTCCTCAGCACATGCTCGCTCAGGATAGGAGACCGCATCCATACCCTCTCGTGTACCGTGGCATCCCGCGACGACTCCCTACACCTCGTCTTCACCGAGGCCACCGAGGACTTCTTCCTCGACGTGAAGCGGTACATAGAGACCCACACCGCCTCCCGGCTCTGAGATTTCCTTGACATCTTCCGTGATCTTTCATTACTCTGATGGTAGACCCGTCGGGAACGACTACGCCGTCCCGCTGCCGCGGGCGGATGGGACGAGGGAGAGCGGGGATATGGCGCAGAAATACCTCGAGGCCCAACCACTCCACGCCTTGCAGCTTCGACACCGATATACCGACTACGCCCTGGAAGGGGTGCCCTTCTCGGGAACCCTCAAGAAGCATCCCTATGATCCGCACAAGGTGCTTCTGTGGGAACCCCCCTTCAAGGAGGAGGCGGGGTTCTACGAGTTCATCATCGACGACATCCTCCATGTCGAACTCGAGGCCACCCTCGGAACCGAAGAGGGCCTCGCGGTTCAAGTGGTCACCGTATGGGTGAGAAAGGGGACCCGGGCCGTGAAGATACAGCCCTTCGTGGTATGACCATGGACGACGCGCTTCCGGAGGCACGGTACTACACCCCCTTCGAGGATTCGGCTGTACGGTGTGAGCTCTGCCCCCATCGGTGTATCATACGTGAGGGGAAGACCGGGGTCTGCACCGTGCGCCTCAACCGCGATGGCAGGCTCATCCTTCCCTATTACGGCAAGATATCCTCCATCGCACTCGACCCCATAGAAAAAAAACCGCTCTACCACTTCCACCCCGGCTCGGTGATCCTGAGCATCGGGTTCTTCGGTTGCTCGTTCAAGTGTCCCTTCTGTCAGAACTTCGAGATCTCCCAGGAGTATCGGACATACCTCCGCACCGCGCTCGAGATACCCACCGAGAGGCTCATCCATCAGGCCAAGGCCTACCACTCGATCGGTATCGCCTACACCTACTCGGAACCGCTCATCCACTTCGAGTACGTAATGGAGGTGGCCGTCGAGGCGCGGAGACACGGGCTCAAGAACGTGCTCGTGACCAACGGGTACATCAACCCCGAACCGTCCGACGAGCTCCTCGAAGTGGTGGATGCGGCCAACGTGGACCTCAAGAGCTTCAACGACGAGTTCTATCGCAAGGAGATCAAAGGGAGCCTCGAGCCGGTCCTCGCCTTCATCGAAAAGGCTGCGAAAAAGATCCACGTGGAGGTGACCACCCTCCTCATCCCGGGGAAGAACGACAGCGAGGAGGAAGTGCGGAGCATCGCCCGCCGGCTCGCCGGCATACGCAAGGACATCCCCCTCCACCTCTCCGCCTATTTCCCTCGCTACAAGTACACCATCCCCCCCACACCCCGAGCGACCGTATATCGGGCAGTGGAGATCGCAAAAGAGTACCTCGACTACGTGCACGCAGGGAATGTGTAGACCTATTCACTCCGGACCAGCGGGAGTCCCTTTCTGGATGGAATTCTAAGTTCACGCCTCCCTTCCCTGTGCTGTATCCACACCCGCCATCCAGGAGTGATCACCTGCGCGTAGAATTTCCCCTCCTCTGGCCAGCCAAGACTCGCATCCGGCCACCATGCTTCCATCATTTCCACCACCCACCCTTCTCCCCACCTCTCCCTTGCCCACCCCTCTACCCATCGGGCCCTTCTTGCAGCCCCAGCCCACGTCTCCACCACCTCGTGCGCCTCCTCGAGCCATCCTGGAAGCCCCGGCGCCCACCACCGGCCCTCTTCGCCCGCCTGTACCACGCGCACCTGCACCCCATCCGCCACAGCATTGCCCCACACCCCTCCCTTCACCTTTTTCCACACTCCCTCAAGCACATCCCTCGCCTCAACCGCCGTCTCTATCCTCACCCACCCTGCCCCTCCACTCACCACATATCCTTCACCATTCGCTCCTAGCACCACCATATCCCTGAATCCTACTACGCCCCCCACATGCCAGATCGCCCATGTCACCACCTCAGGCCATGTCGCTTCCCATCTCACTACATTCACCACCACCCCTTCAGGTGTGGCGTACACCACCACTCGATACCGCCCCCACTCCCCCATCCCAGACATCCCGACCCCCGGTACCACCCCATCTGGACTCACAAGGGCCCCTCTGAGCCCCTGAAACCCCATCCACACCCCCTCACACAACACCTCTCTCCCTACCAACTCCTCAGCCCTTTCGAGAACCTGCCCTACTGTCAGAACCTCCTCTCCAAAAAGACTCGATACATACACCAGTATCAGCCACACGTATCGCACTTTCATACTAAACCCCTTACGAGTGTAACCCTCGTTACAGATTATTTCCAGTAATAACAAGTCAAGACTTCTCATTTTGTTACATTGTGTGAGTATAATACGGCTAGGAGACCAATACTGAGGAGTGTGCCATGGCGAAGAGAGTGGTCATCGACCGCGATGAGTGCATAGGGTGCGGCAGCTGCGCCGACGCGTGTCCCGATGTCTTCGAGATGGACGACGAGGGCAAGGCCCGCGTGATCCTCCCGGAAGGAGGAGATGAAACCTGCATAGAGGAGGCCATCTCCATCTGTCCTGTGGAATGCATCCACTGGGAGGAGTGATCAAAAATACTTGACAAAGCCCCGGCGGTCGGGATATAGTCACGGCACCTACCGGACATTCCGGCGTAGCTCAGTCGGTAGAGCGGGTGGCTGTTAACCACTAGGTCGCAGGTTCGAGTCCTGCCGCCGGAGCGAGAGCCCACCGTATGAGGTGGGTTTTTTCATGCCCGCGCGGCACGATTTTCCCATTTCCTCTATAGCCTCTTTAATTGCAGGGAACTGCTTCACACTCCTCCTGTGGTGGGCCACAAGGGAGAGCCCCCCACTCACCCCTCCCCTCCCGTCCGGCCCCAGAGAAACCACCACTACCACTAAAGAACCGATTCACCTTGATCCCCATGACACTCTCCAGTAGAATAAGATCCGTATATTCTCAAACGGACAGGTGGGCATGAACAAAAAGGAGGACCTGTTGGACGATCTTCTCCGGAAGATCGTCCACGCCTAGCATCTCTAGGCACTGTCAAGGAGGAGTGTTGAAATTGAGCTGGAGCTGATAAGGGGTGCGTCTCCCACACTGCGAGTGTATCTGCATGCCCACCACGTAGAGGCCTACCGCCTCATCCGCATGGGCACGGCTCATATACCCAGGATACCGTCGAAGAAATGTCCTCATGTGCCGAAAGAGGTTCTCCACAAGGGCGTTCGTCCTCACCTTCTCCTTCCACTCATAGGGCAGCTCCAGATAGGAGAACAGTCGGTCCTTCCGCCACAGGAGTGCGGCACTCATCCGCGGCGCACGGGCTCCCCACTCCTTCCAGAACCCTTCAAGGGCCTTCTCCGCCTCCTCCTTCTCTCGTGCCGCCAAAAGCTTCCGGTAGGCATCCCGAAATGCCCGCCGCATCTCCTGTACGTGCCTCTTCTCCTTACCTCTCAGTTCATTGAGGAGCGTCCGCTCAAGGGTCCGCTCAAGGTGCCAGAGGCATACCTGCTTCTTCGCCTCAGGATACACCGTCTCCACGGCCTGCCAGATCCCCTCAGCCTCATCGGCCACCACCAGCTCCACCTCATGAAGCCCCCGCTCATAGAGCCTGGTAAGCAGTCGCTCGTAGCTCGCTCGGTCCTCCCGCTCCGCAACGACCCAGTCGAGTAGCTCATGAGACCCGTCCTCCTTCACCCCCACGGCACTCAAGACCACCAGCCCCCTCCTCCCTTTTCCCCTCAGCTTTCCCCACACCCCATCCAGCACGAGCGCCTTCACCCCTGTAAGCGGCCGCCTCCGCCACCGCTCCTTCTCCTCACGAAGACGTCTGATGAGCCGCAGGAGTGTCTGCGGGTGGGCCTCGCCTATCCCTCACTCCCGTAACAGGATGGCATATCTCCGCGCGCTCATCCCTCCCACATACCCAAGGAGGAGCTGCTCGGTGAGGGCCACGAGCCTCTGCTCATAGGCGACCAACTTCACCTCCTTCCCCCCGCCGGTGCGGATCCGGGGCACGCGTACCTCCTCGATCGGCCCCCATGGGGTCTGCACACTCTTCCACTTCCTGTAGCCGTACCGGTAGTACGGTGGCTTCTCAGCCTCCCCTCGTGCATATCGCGGTCGCCCTACTGCCTCCTCTCTCAGTGCCTCAAGGAGGTGCTCCAGGTACGTCTTGTAGGTGTGGCGCACTTCCTCCCGGAGTTGGGCCTCTACTTGCTTCATGAGGCCAGAGAGGGTATACTGTGTCTCAGTCAGTGCGCGTGTCTTGCCGCGCTTCATGGGGTATCTCCTCCTTGAAATAAAGGATTAGTGTGGTGGGAGATACCCCTTATCTTTTTTCCCCGCGTTTTTCAACACTCGATGTTACAGGCCCGTGCTTTCGCCACGGCCTTGACGAGGAGGTGATCATGCTGAAAAATGGCCGATGAGGCTGTGGTCTCTGCATCCGAAGTACCTTGACTCCAAGGGGTTGGTGGCAGTGTGGCGGGAGGGGTTGCTCGCCAAGGCAGTGCTGGAAGGAAAGACACGAGGGTATCGATCGCATCCTCAGCTCAGGCGGTTTAGGGCGCAGGAAGACCCGGTTGCTGCCATCGATGCGTACCTGCACGCCGTGCTCGAGGAGGCACGGCGCCGCGGGTATCACTTCGACGAGACTAAACTCTCCCCTCACGCTCCTGTGAAGCCTATCGAAGTCTCTGTTGGGCAGCTACGGTATGAGTGGAGGCACCTCCTCTTCAAGCTGAAGAGAAGGGATCCGGCACGCTTTCAACGGCTGTGCACGCTGGAAGATCCCGATCCGCATCCGCTGATGAGGGTCGTTCCCGGCGATATCGAGGCCTGGGAGGTAGTGCACTAAGTCTGCAGGGCACGCAGGAGCGCCCCTTCCCTGCGGTGAGGCGGTGCGTGTGCAGGAGGGCGGCGTCATCCTCCCCGTGCTCAAGCGAGCGGGGACCCGCATCAGCCCTCACCACCCACCCTCCCCGGGACGCTGCCGGTCCTGGGCTGGACCACCGGGTGGGTGCGCTCCTCCCTCATCACGTGGCCGTGCCTACCGCCTTCCGTATGAGGGCACGGACCCGTGCCTCTACCTCGGGGTTCCACCCGGCAAGGGCGAATGCGGTGGGCCACATGGACCCCTCGTCGAGCGTCGCGACATCGGTGAACCCAAGGGTCGCGTACCGGGTCTTGAACTTCTGCCCGCTCTGAAAGAAGCAGACCACCTTGCCCTCTCTGGCATACGCCGGCATACCGTACCAGGTCTTCGGCGTGAGCATGGGCGCCTCCTCCAGGATGAGCCGGTGGAGTCGCTCCGCCATGGTCCGGTCGGGTTCGCCCATCTCGGCGATCTTCGCACGCACCTCCTCCTCTCCGGCTCCCCTCCCCTTCTTTCTCGTCCTCGCCGCATCTTTCGAGGACTCGCCCGGACCTCTGTCGACAGCCATGGAAACCTCCTCATTACCAGTATAAGACATGAGGATATAGAAGACACGACCAGGAGGCACACCGTCCCTCGATGCCGAAGTATTCTGCAGGCCCCCGGCTGCCGGAGGGCCTCCCCTCCTTCTCCTTCTTCCCTACGCCCGCTGGGCCACTCCCTCCTCTCTCAGCCTGCGGATATCCTGGCTCGGAGGAAGGCCGAAGAGGCGCTTGTACTCGCGGGAGAACTGGGAGAGACTCTCGTATCCCACTTGAAAGGCGGCGCTCGTGGCATCGAGCCCCTGGAGCATGAGCCGGCGTGCCTCGTTGAGTCTGAGGCGCTTCTGGTACTGGAGGGGGCTCATTCCGGTGAGGGTACGGAAGTGCTGGTGGAAACTGGAAGGACTCATACCGATCAGAGCGGCGAGCTCCAGGATGCGCAGAGGCTCGGTGAAGTGCTCCTTGAGCCAGGTGACGGCCCGGGCGATCTGGTGGGAGTGACTCCCTATGGTGGCGATTTGCTTGAGGCGTGCGCCCTGTCCGCTCAGGATGAGCCGGTAGAGGATCTCCCGGTGTACGAGAGGGGCGAGGACGGGGATGTGGTCGGGTTCCTCCAGGAGGTCGACCAGGCGTTCGAAGGAGGAAAGGAGGGGGGCGGTCATCTCTCCTATGGCCATGGCCCTGGAGGAACGGGCCTCGACGAACGAGACGACGTCGGGGTCGTAGACCACCTCGAGGAGGGCCTCCATGTCGAGCTCGAGGCGCATCCCTAGGTAGGGGGCCTCCTCCGTGGCCTCCACGATACAGGCCACCACCGGGAGGTCGAGCGAGGAGAGGAGGAAGTGGTGGGCGTCGTACCGGTACTCCTCCTCACCGAGGACCACCCGCTTGGCCCCGCTCACCACCATACAGATGCTGGGGGGAAGCAGGTAGCTCACCGGCTCGGTGGGCCGGGTGATCCTGTGGATGAGGAGCCCGGGGATCTCGTACTCGATGTGTTCTCGCTCCGCGGTATACCGGAGCAGCTTCTCCGCGAGGCGCGAGCGTATCTCTTCGAACCTTTCGCCCATATCCTCCTCCCTGCAGGCGGCCGTCCCTTTTCTCCATATTAAGGGTAGCTCCTCTTTCCTCGTTTCGCAACCGATTCTCCGGCATTCTGGAGGATCAGGCAAATATTTCCCACTATCGGAGTACCTCACGGTAAGGGAATCTCTCTATACTTGAGGTGTAACACCAACCGGAGGTTGACGATGAAGATGCGACGACTCGGAACCAACGGCCCCGTGGTCTCGGCCATAGGGCTGGGATGCATGCGCATGAGCTTCGGACAGAGGCCGCTCCCCGACAGGAACGAGATGATCAAGCTCATCCGAACAGCGGTGGAGCTCGGGGTGACCTTCTTCGATACCGCCGAGGTCTACGGCCCTTACACCAACGAGGAGCTCGTGGGAGAGGCCCTCGAACCGTTCAAGGGAGAGGTGGTCATCGCCACCAAGTTCGGCTTCGAGCTTCATCCCGACGGGAGACCGGGCTGGAAAGGGCTCAACAGCAGGCCTGAGCACATCAAGAAGGCGGTGGAGGGATCGCTCAAGCGGCTGAGGGTGGAGGCGATCGACCTCTACTACCAGCACCGGGTCGATCCCAATGTCCCCATAGAGGACGTCGCGGGGGCGGTGAAGGACCTCATCGATGAGGGGAAGGTGAAGTACTTCGGCCTCTCCGAGGCAGGGGCGAAGACCATCCGCAGGGCCCATGCCGTGTGTCCCGTCACCGCGGTGCAGAGCGAATACTCCCTCTGGTGGCGCAAACCCGAGGAGGAAGTGCTCCCTACCTGCGAGGAGCTGGGGATAGGGTTCGTGCCCTTCAGCCCCCTCGGGAAGGGGTTCCTCACCGGGACCATCGACGAGAAGGCGAGGTTCGACGAGACCGACATACGGAGCAGGATCCCCCGCTTCAAACCGGAGTTCCTCAAGGCGAACATGGCCCTGGTGGATCTGGTGAAGGAGATCGCGGGGAGGAAGGGGGCCACCCCTGCACAGATCGCCCTCGCCTGGCTCCTCGCCCAAAAACCGTGGATCGTGCCGATTCCGGGCACCACCAAGCCGGAGCGGCTCAAGGAGAACGTAGGCGCGGCGGATGTGGAGCTCACTCCCGAGGACCTCGAGGAGATCGACGAGGCCCTCTCCCGCATCCGGATAGTGGGCGAACGATACCCGGAAGAGATGGAGAAGATGACCTACCTCTAGAGGCCCGCTCCGAAAAGAAGATGCATCGACCATCAGGAAGGAGGATCCCACGGTGAGACGTTCCTTGGTGCTCATGGTGATCTGCGTAGGGGTTACCACCCTCTCCACCCTGCAGGGCTCCATCTTTGGGGCGGCCCTCCCCCTCATCGTAGGGGATCTGGGGATCGACTGGGGCCTCATGGGGCTCATGATAGCTGCGTGGACCGTGCTCTGCGCGCTTTCACCCTTTGTGCTGGGCCGCTACGTGCACGAGGCCCCTCCCCTCACGGCCGTCACCGTGGTGATGCTCCTTCTCTCCCTCTCCTCCATCGCCCTCACCGCAGTGAGGGACCTCGTGGCGCTCAACCTCGTGAGGGTGGCATCGAGTCTGGCGATCGCCTTCCCCTTCCCTCTTGCCGCACGGGTGGTCACCTCCCATGTGAGCGAGCACCGACGGGGATTGGCCACCGCGATCTACGGGACGGGGTCCATGATCGGACTCGCCCTGGCCTACGTGGTCATCGCGCTCTCAGGGAGCCACTGGCGCCTCGCCACCCTCGTCGCAGGGCTTCTGGGGATCGCCTTCTTACCGGTGGCCTTCGGGCTGTGGAAGTACGCCTTCCCTTCTCCCGATGCTGAGAAGCCCCTCCAGGCTGATCCGGCTGGGAAGCCCGACCCGGACCGCACGATCGCCTCCGGGCCGTTCCCCTACGGGCTCGTGCTCCTCCTGATGCTGGGGCACTTCTGTGCGGTCTACACATGGAACCTCATGTTCAACTGGCTCTCCACCTTCCTGGTGCGCGATCTCGCACTCCCCTATGGCGCCATCGCCCTCTCGCTTTCGGCCATGGCCCTGGTCGCGAGCGTGGCAGAGGTACTCATCGGAGTGCGCTCCGACAGGCTTAGGGGGTTCAGGGGGCGGGTGCTCCCCCTCTTCATGGGGTTCATCCCTTCGGTAGTGCTCCTCACGGTGGCCCCCTGGATTCCTTCTGCGCTCATCGCCGGGATCCTCATGTCGTTCGCGATCCTCACCTGGAGGCTCGCGAGCCCCTCCTTCTGGAGCATCTTCAGCGATCTCGTGCCCCTCGCGCACTTCGGGAAGGCGAGCAACATGTACATGCTCGCCGTGTTCGCCTCGGGGATCTCCTCGTCGGTGATCAACGGGTACCTCGTCTCTCTCACGGGGTCGATGAGATACCCCATACTCCTGAGCGCGCTCATTCTCCTGTTCTCTCCGCTCTTCTACACCCTGGCTGCGAAAAGGGTCTATTGCGCACACCCGGCAAGTGCATAGGAGGAAATGACGATCGATGACACGCTGAAGGCCGAGAAATCGGCGAACCGGAGAGCGGTTCACCGCCGAAAGGATCAATTCATACCCCTATATGGAGGGAGGCCATGAGAGACGACCTCTTCGAGAAAGGCAACAAAGGATCGGACGAGTTTTTCACGGGCACGGTCTGGGTGAAGATGCTCGTCACCGATGAGAAGGGGATTTTCGACACCCAGGTGTACCACGTGGTCTTCGAGCCGGGGGCCAGAACCCACTGGCATGCACATCCTGGCGGACAGATCCTGATCGTGACGCGGGGAAACGGGTTCTATCAGGAGAAGGGTGCACCCGCGCGGCTTGTCACACCGGGGGACGTGGTGGAGATCCCGCCCGGTGTGGTCCACTGGCACGGCGCCGGGCCGGACGGGGAGTTCGCCCATATCGGGCTCAGCACACAGATCCACCGGGGACCGGCCCAATGGTTCGGCCCGGTGACGGACGATGCATATACAACCGAAACAGATCAACGAAGAGGAGGATGACGATGATGCACTTAGAGTACTACAATCCCACGAGACTCGTATTCGGCGCCGGCGCCCTGGAAAGCCTGGGAGAAAGGGCGCGGGCGTACGGAAACAAGGCGCTGCTCGTCATAGGTAAAGGGAGCGTCAAGAGGACCGGTGCGTTCGACAGGGCGGTGGCAAGCCTCGAGAAGGAGGGGGTCGAGGTGGTGGAGTTATCCGGGGTAGAGCCGAATCCAAGGTTTACAACAGTGCTCAAAGGTGCGGAGACAGCAAAGAAACACGGCTGTGACATGGTCGTCGCGCTCGGGGGTGGGAGCGTGATGGATGCTTCCAAGGTGATTGCGGCCACGGTGCGCTACGAGGGAGATCCCTCCGAGATGTTGATGCGTGCCGATCGGCCGCCGCGGCTCCCACGTGCGGCGCTCCCCATCATCACCGTACCCACCCTGGCGGCAACGGGATCCGAGACCAACTGCGGAGCGGTGATCACCCTCGATACGGGTGAAGAACCGCTCAAGACCTTCGTGATAGCCGAGGCACTCTATCCCCGACTGGCGATCGCAGATCCCACGCTCACGCTTTCCGTGCCACCCGACCACACGGCGTACGGTGTCGCGGATATCCTCGCCCATGTCACCGAGGGATACTTCAACGGCGTGGACGGCACTCCCATTCAGGACGGGTTCGCCGAAACGGTGATCCGCACCGTACTCGAGTGGGGTCCACGCGCCGTGGCCCACGGAGACGACCTGGAGGCGAGGACCCAGCTTCAATGGGCGTCGATCGTGGCCCTGAACGGGTGGGTGCAAACCGGCGTGCACGCTCCCTATCCCGTACACCAGATAGAGCACACCCTCTCCGGCATCTACGACGTGCCCCACGGTGCAGGACTCGCGGTCCTCAACCCGGCATGGATGCGCTTCGCCGCAAAGTACAACCCGGATCGTTTCGTTCAGTTTGCACAGCGCATATTCGGGGTGTCCATGGAAGGTAGAGACAAACGAGAAGTTGCCATGGAAGGCATCTACAGGTTCGAGGAATTTCTGCGGTCGATTGGATGTCCCACACGACTCTCCGAACTGGGAATCGGTGAGGTCGACGAGAAGGATTTTTCCCACTGGGCCGAGAAGACGTTGGAGGTGGTAAGGGACGAGGAAGGAAGACTCCCGGGCCGCCCCCCGCTCTCAAAAGAAGACATTGTGGAGATACTGGCATCGGCTCGATAGATACGTGGATGCAGGGAGGAAGACCGATGAGCCGTGGGAGCACTGCTGTCGTCTACTACTCCTGGTCGGGCAACACCCGCCACGTGGCGGGTCTGATCCAGGCCCGTACAGGAGGGGTGCTGAAGGCACTCGAGCCGGAGGTACCCTACCCGTCTTCCTATGAGGCAACCCTCTCCCTTGCGAAGGCAGAGATACGGGAGGGAAAACTCCCTGCGCTCGCCCCCATGGACCTGGCGATCCATGCGTACGACTTCATCTTCCTCGGGTCGCCCAACTGGTGGGGCACTATCGCGCCGCCGGTCGCCGCCTTCCTCTCGCAGTACGACCTCGCGGGAAAGATCATCGCCCCCTTCATCACCCACGGTGGAGGGGGTGCCCAACGTACGCTGGACGAAATCCGGAAACGATGTCCCCGTGCGCAGGTCCTCCCCGCACTCGTGGTGTACGGGAGGGGCACCGGGGAGGAAGTGGAAGCCTGGATCTCGACGATACGTGCAGAATGAAAAACGAGAAGTGTTATAGTACGCACGATACCCCATAGGAGGTGTGTGATGGACTACTCTCCTCTCGCCCCTGAGAAGGCGTATACCATCTTCAACGGTGGAGGGCTCATCCTCGTGTGTACGAGGAGTCCCGAGGGCAGATACGATATGGCACCCATTGCGTGGACATGCCCACTCGACTATGAGCCGGTGACCCAGCTCCTCTTCGTGTGCGATCCCTCGCATGCGACGTTCCACAACATCGAGGCCACGGGGAGCTTCATCGCCGCCCTTCCCACCTTCCATCAAAAGGATCTCGTGCTGAAGACGGGCGAGGTCTCGGGGCACAAGGTGGACAAGATCGCCCGGTTCGGTATACCCGTGAGGAAGGGAACGGTGGTGGATGCGCTCATCCCGGAGGGGGTCGCCGGATGGGCCGAGTGCGAGGTGAGTCAGGTCTACCGGCCGGGAGAGGTGGCGGTGGTGTGCGGCACGGTGAAGGCAGCCTTTGCGGTTCCCGAAGCCTGGAAACTCGTGCTCCACCACGTGGAGAACGGCCTGTTCTACCAGCCGGGGGAACCCGTGTCGTAGATCATAAAACGCTTTAATATGTATACTCGAGCATACATATGTGGCTATGGGCTCACCGCCCCTCGGAGGGGCCTCAGAAGAGTCCCTTCACCGCGCCACCGTCCACCGGGATGGTGGCGCCGGTGATGAAGCCCGCACGCTCCGAGCACAGGAAGGCCACCAGGTCGGCGAGTTCCTCCGGCTTCCCGAGCCTTCCCATGGGTATGTCGCCGATCCATCGTGAGAGGGCCTCTTCCGGGGAGAGGCCTTCTCGGGAGACGGCGGCCTGGATGAGCTGCTCCATCCTACTGGTTGCGATGGGGCCGGGCGCCACGGTGTTGAAGGTGATCCCCCGGGAGGCATAGACAGTGGAGAGGGTCTTCATGAGGGCGGTGAGGGCCGACCTCGTTGCATTACTCAACACGAGGGTGTCGATGGGCTGCTTCACCGAGATGGAGGTGAGCGCCACCACCCTTCCCCACCCCCGCTCCTCCATGTCGGGGAGCACGGATCGGATGAGCCTCAAGGCGCTGTAGAAGACGAGCTGAAAGGCGGCTTCCCAGTCATCGTCGGAAAAGGAGAGAGGTGGACCGGAAGGAGGGCCTCCGGTGTTCGTCACCAGGATGGAGACAGGCCCCAGTTCCCGACGGGCCGCCTCCACGAATCGCTCCACATCCCCTCTCCTGGTGAGGTCCGCCACCACGGGGAGGACGGATGCTCCTGTCTCTCTCCGAATCCGTTCGGCCGCGCGCGTGATGCGTTCCTCCGAGCGGGCACAGATCGCCACACGTGCCCCTTCGGCGGCGAGACGCAGTGCCACCGCATACCCCAATCCCGAACTCGCCGCAGCGACGAGGGCCGTCTTTCCTCTAAGGCCGAGTTCCATGTGCACCTCCTCATCGGGGAATGCCGTATGATACTCCCCGGTACCGCAGGCTCACAAGAGAGGGGCGCATGGCAGAGCATGCGCCCCGATCGTGCAGGACCTTATCCCTTGAGGGCTCGTGCCACACGGGCAAGCCGCGCTCCCAGGAAGCGGGCCCCCTCGAGTTCGTTTTGGGTGGGTTCCCTGCTCCCCTCCTCTCCTGCAAGCGCAATGGTGGACGCGCCGTAGGGAGAGCCACCGGATATCTCGTTCCTTTCCATCTGGCCCTGGAAGGTGTACGGAAGACCCACCAGGATCATACCATGGTGGAGGAGCACGGTGTGGAAGCTCAGTATGGTGGACTCCTGCCCACCGTGCTGGGTGCTGGAACTCGTGATCACCGCCGCGGGCTTGTCCACGAGGGCGCCCTTCGCCCAGAGGGGGCCGGTCGCGTCGAGAAAGGCCTTCATCTGGGCCGCCATGTTCCCGAATCTGGTGGGACTCCCGAAGATGAACCCATCGGCTTCGGTGAGCTCTTCCACCGTGACGACAGGTACGTGGGCCTGCGCCTTGTAGAAGTCAAGGGCACCCATCTGGGAGAGGATCTCCTCCGAGACC from Spirochaeta thermophila DSM 6192 includes these protein-coding regions:
- a CDS encoding flavodoxin — translated: MSRGSTAVVYYSWSGNTRHVAGLIQARTGGVLKALEPEVPYPSSYEATLSLAKAEIREGKLPALAPMDLAIHAYDFIFLGSPNWWGTIAPPVAAFLSQYDLAGKIIAPFITHGGGGAQRTLDEIRKRCPRAQVLPALVVYGRGTGEEVEAWISTIRAE
- a CDS encoding flavin reductase family protein, whose product is MDYSPLAPEKAYTIFNGGGLILVCTRSPEGRYDMAPIAWTCPLDYEPVTQLLFVCDPSHATFHNIEATGSFIAALPTFHQKDLVLKTGEVSGHKVDKIARFGIPVRKGTVVDALIPEGVAGWAECEVSQVYRPGEVAVVCGTVKAAFAVPEAWKLVLHHVENGLFYQPGEPVS
- a CDS encoding SDR family oxidoreductase, whose protein sequence is MELGLRGKTALVAAASSGLGYAVALRLAAEGARVAICARSEERITRAAERIRRETGASVLPVVADLTRRGDVERFVEAARRELGPVSILVTNTGGPPSGPPLSFSDDDWEAAFQLVFYSALRLIRSVLPDMEERGWGRVVALTSISVKQPIDTLVLSNATRSALTALMKTLSTVYASRGITFNTVAPGPIATSRMEQLIQAAVSREGLSPEEALSRWIGDIPMGRLGKPEELADLVAFLCSERAGFITGATIPVDGGAVKGLF
- the wrbA gene encoding NAD(P)H:quinone oxidoreductase, producing MKIYLVYYSTYGHTYKMIQAAAEGVKSEGGEAVIRRVPETVSEEILSQMGALDFYKAQAHVPVVTVEELTEADGFIFGSPTRFGNMAAQMKAFLDATGPLWAKGALVDKPAAVITSSSTQHGGQESTILSFHTVLLHHGMILVGLPYTFQGQMERNEISGGSPYGASTIALAGEEGSREPTQNELEGARFLGARLARVARALKG